DNA from Gracilinanus agilis isolate LMUSP501 chromosome 3, AgileGrace, whole genome shotgun sequence:
NNNNNNNNNNNNNNNNNNNNNNNNNNNNNNNNNNNNNNNNNNNNNNNNNNNNNNNNNNNNNNNNNNNNNNNNNNNNNNNNNNNNNNNNNNNNNNNNNNNNNNNNNNNNNNNNNNNNNNNNNNNNNNNNNNNNNNNNNNNNNNNNNNNNNNNNNNNNNNNNNNNNNNNNNNNNNNNNNNNNNNNNNNNNNNNNNNNNNNNNNNNNNNNNNNNNNNNNNNNNNNNNNNNNNNNNNNNNNNNNNNNNNNNNNNNNNNNNNNNNNNNNNNNNNNNNNNNNNNNNNNNNNNNNNNNNNNNNNNNNNNNNNNNNNNNNNNNNNNNNNNNNNNNNNNNNNNNNNNNNNNNNNNNNNNNNNNNNNNNNNNNNNNNNNNNNNNNNNNNNNNNNNNNNNNNNNNNNNNNNNNNNNNNNNNNNNNNNNNNNNNNNNNNNNNNNNNNNNNNNNNNNNNNNNNNNNNNNNNNNNNNNNNNNNNNNNNNNNNNNNNNNNNNNNNNNNNNNNNNNNNNNNNNNNNNNNNNNNNNNNNNNNNNNNNNNNNNNNNNNNNNNNNNNNNNNNNNNNNNNNNNNNNNNNNNNNNNNNNNNNNNNNNNNNNNNNNNNNNNNNNNNNNNNNNNNNNNNNNNNNNNNNNNNNNNNNNNNNNNNNNNNNNNNNNNNNNNNNNNNNNNNNNNNNNNNNNNNNNNNNNNNNNNNNNNNNNNNNNNNNNNNNNNNNNNNNNNNNNNNNNNNNNNNNNNNNNNNNNNNNNNNNNNNNNNNNNNNNNNNNNNNNNNNNNNNNNNNNNNNNNNNNNNNNNNNNNNNNNNNNNNNNNNNNNNNNNNNNNNNNNNNNNNNNNNNNNNNNNNNNNNNNNNNNNNNNNNNNNNNNNNNNNNNNNNNNNNNNNNNNNNNNNNNNNNNNNNNNNNNNNNNNNNNNNNNNNNNNNNNNNNNNNNNNNNNNNNNNNNNNNNNNNNNNNNNNNNNNNNNNNNNNNNNNNNNNNNNNNNNNNNNNNNNNNNNNNNNNNNNNNNNNNNNNNNNNNNNNNNNNNNNNNNNNNNNNNNNNNNNNNNNNNNNNNNNNNNNNNNNNNNNNNNNNNNNNNNNNNNNNNNNNNNNNNNNNNNNNNNNNNNNNNNNNNNNNNNNNNNNNNNNNNNNNNNNNNNNNNNNNNNNNNNNNNNNNNNNNNNNNNNNNNNNNNNNNNNNNNNNNNNNNNNNNNNNNNNNNNNNNNNNNNNNNNNNNNNNNNNNNNNNNNNNNNNNNNNNNNNNNNNNNNNNNNNNNNNNNNNNNNNNNNNNNNNNNNNNNNNNNNNNNNNNNNNNNNNNNNNNNNNNNNNNNNNNNNNNNNNNNNNNNNNNNNNNNNNNNNNNNNNNNNNNNNNNNNNNNNNNNNNNNNNNNNNNNNNNNNNNNNNNNNNNNNNNNNNNNNNNNNNNNNNNNNNNNNNNNNNNNNNNNNNNNNNNNNNNNNNNNNNNNNNNNNNNNNNNNNNNNNNNNNNNNNNNNNNNNNNNNNNNNNNNNNNNNNNNNNNNNNNNNNNNNNNNNNNNNNNNNNNNNNNNNNNNNNNNNNNNNNNNNNNNNNNNNNNNNNNNNNNNNNNNNNNNNNNNNNNNNNNNNNNNNNNNNNNNNNNNNNNNNNNNNNNNNNNNNNNNNNNNNNNNNNNNNNNNNNNNNNNNNNNNNNNNNNNNNNNNNNNNNNNNNNNNNNNNNNNNNNNNNNNNNNNNNNNNNNNNNNNNNNNNNNNNNNNNNNNNNNNNNNNNNNNNNNNNNNNNNNNNNNNNNNNNNNNNNNNNNNNNNNNNNNNNNNNNNNNNNNNNNNNNNNNNNNNNNNNNNNNNNNNNNNNNNNNNNNNNNNNNNNNNNNNNNNNNNNNNNNNNNNNNNNNNNNNNNNNNNNNNNNNNNNNNNNNNNNNNNNNNNNNNNNNNNNNNNNNNNNNNNNNNNNNNNNNNNNNNNNNNNNNNNNNNNNNNNNNNNNNNNNNNNNNNNNNNNNNNNNNNNNNNNNNNNNNNNNNNNNNNNNNNNNNNNNNNNNNNNNNNNNNNNNNNNNNNNNNNNNNNNNNNNNNNNNNNNNNNNNNNNNNNNNNNNNNNNNNNNNNNNNNNNNNNNNNNNNNNNNNNNNNNNNNNNNNNNNNNNNNNNNNNNNNNNNNNNNNNNNNNNNNNNNNNNNNNNNNNNNNNNNNNNNNNNNNNNNNNNNNNNNNNNNNNNNNNNNNNNNNNNNNNNNNNNNNNNNNNNNNNNNNNNNNNNNNNNNNNNNNNNNNNNNNNNNNNNNNNNNNNNNNNNNNNNNNNNNNNNNNNNNNNNNNNNNNNNNNNNNNNNNNNNNNNNNNNNNNNNNNNNNNNNNNNNNNNNNNNNNNNNNNNNNNNNNNNNNNNNNNNNNNNNNNNNNNNNNNNNNNNNNNNNNNNNNNNNNNNNNNNNNNNNNNNNNNNNNNNNNNNNNNNNNNNNNNNNNNNNNNNNNNNNNNNNNNNNNNNNNNNNNNNNNNNNNNNNNNNNNNNNNNNNNNNNNNNNNNNNNNNNNNNNNNNNNNNNNNNNNNNNNNNNNNNNNNNNNNNNNNNNNNNNNNNNNNNNNNNNNNNNNNNNNNNNNNNNNNNNNNNNNNNNNNNNNNNNNNNNNNNNNNNNNNNNNNNNNNNNNNNNNNNNNNNNNNNNNNNNNNNNNNNNNNNNNNNNNNNNNNNNNNNNNNNNNNNNNNNNNNNNNNNNNNNNNNNNNNNNNNNNNNNNNNNNNNNNNNNNNNNNNNNNNNNNNNNNNNNNNNNNNNNNNNNNNNNNNNNNNNNNNNNNNNNNNNNNNNNNNNNNNNNNNNNNNNNNNNNNNNNNNNNNNNNNNNNNNNNNNNNNNNNNNNNNNNNNNNNNNNNNNNNNNNNNNNNNNNNNNNNNNNNNNNNNNNNNNNNNNNNNNNNNNNNNNNNNNNNNNNNNNNNNNNNNNNNNNNNNNNNNNNNNNNNNNNNNNNNNNNNNNNNNNNNNNNNNNNNNNNNNNNNNNNNNNNNNNNNNNNNNNNNNNNNNNNNNNNNNNNNNNNNNNNNNNNNNNNNNNNNNNNNNNNNNNNNNNNNNNNNNNNNNNNNNNNNNNNNNNNNNNNNNNNNNNNNNNNNNNNNNNNNNNNNNNNNNNNNNNNNNNNNNNNNNNNNNNNNNNNNNNNNNNNNNNNNNNNNNNNNNNNNNNNNNNNNNNNNNNNNNNNNNNNNNNNNNNNNNNNNNNNNNNNNNNNNNNNNNNNNNNNNNNNNNNNNNNNNNNNNNNNNNNNNNNNNNNNNNNNNNNNNNNNNNNNNNNNNNNNNNNNNNNNNNNNNNNNNNNNNNNNNNNNNNNNNNNNNNNNNNNNNNNNNNNNNNNNNNNNNNNNNNNNNNNNNNNNNNNNNNNNNNNNNNNNNNNNNNNNNNNNNNNNNNNNNNNNNNNNNNNNNNNNNNNNNNNNNNNNNNNNNNNNNNNNNNNNNNNNNNNNNNNNNNNNNNNNNNNNNNNNNNNNNNNNNNNNNNNNNNNNNNNNNNNNNNNNNNNNNNNNNNNNNNNNNNNNNNNNNNNNNNNNNNNNNNNNNNNNNNNNNNNNNNNNNNNNNNNNNNNNNNNNNNNNNNNNNNNNNNNNNNNNNNNNNNNNNNNNNNNNNNNNNNNNNNNNNNNNNNNNNNNNNNNNNNNNNNNNNNNNNNNNNNNNNNNNNNNNNNNNNNNNNNNNNNNNNNNNNNNNNNNNNNNNNNNNNNNNNNNNNNNNNNNNNNNNNNNNNNNNNNNNNNNNNNNNNNNNNNNNNNNNNNNNNNNNNNNNNNNNNNNNNNNNNNNNNNNNNNNNNNNNNNNNNNNNNNNNNNNNNNNNNNNNNNNNNNNNNNNNNNNNNNNNNNNNNNNNNNNNNNNNNNNNNNNNNNNNNNNNNNNNNNNNNNNNNNNNNNNNNNNNNNNNNNNNNNNNNNNNNNNNNNNNNNNNNNNNNNNNNNNNNNNNNNNNNNNNNNNNNNNNNNNNNNNNNNNNNNNNNNNNNNNNNNNNNNNNNNNNNNNNNNNNNNNNNNNNNNNNNNNNNNNNNNNNNNNNNNNNNNNNNNNNNNNNNNNNNNNNNNNNNNNNNNNNNNNNNNNNNNNNNNNNNNNNNNNNNNNNNNNNNNNNNNNNNNNNNNNNNNNNNNNNNNNNNNNNNNNNNNNNNNNNNNNNNNNNNNNNNNNNNNNNNNNNNNNNNNNNNNNNNNNNNNNNNNNNNNNNNNNNNNNNNNNNNNNNNNNNNNNNNNNNNNNNNNNNNNNNNNNNNNNNNNNNNNNNNNNNNNNNNNNNNNNNNNNNNNNNNNNNNNNNNNNNNNNNNNNNNNNNNNNNNNNNNNNNNNNNNNNNNNNNNNNNNNNNNNNNNNNNNNNNNNNNNNNNNNNNNNNNNNNNNNNNNNNNNNNNNNNNNNNNNNNNNNNNNNNNNNNNNNNNNNNNNNNNNNNNNNNNNNNNNNNNNNNNNNNNNNNNNNNNNNNNNNNNNNNNNNNNNNNNNNNNNNNNNNNNNNNNNNNNNNNNNNNNNNNNNNNNNNNNNNNNNNNNNNNNNNNNNNNNNNNNNNNNNNNNNNNNNNNNNNNNNNNNNNNNNNNNNNNNNNNNNNNNNNNNNNNNNNNNNNNNNNNNNNNNNNNNNNNNNNNNNNNNNNNNNNNNNNNNNNNNNNNNNNNNNNNNNNNNNNNNNNNNNNNNNNNNNNNNNNNNNNNNNNNNNNNNNNNNNNNNNNNNNNNNNNNNNNNNNNNNNNNNNNNNNNNNNNNNNNNNNNNNNNNNNNNNNNNNNNNNNNNNNNNNNNNNNNNNNNNNNNNNNNNNNNNNNNNNNNNNNNNNNNNNNNNNNNNNNNNNNNNNNNNNNNNNNNNNNNNNNNNNNNNNNNNNNNNNNNNNNNNNNNNNNNNNNNNNNNNNNNNNNNNNNNNNNNNNNNNNNNNNNNNNNNNNNNNNNNNNNNNNNNNNNNNNNNNNNNNNNNNNNNNNNNNNNNNNNNNNNNNNNNNNNNNNNNNNNNNNNNNNNNNNNNNNNNNNNNNNNNNNNNNNNNNNNNNNNNNNNNNNNNNNNNNNNNNNNNNNNNNNNNNNNNNNNNNNNNNNNNNNNNNNNNNNNNNNNNNNNNNNNNNNNNNNNNNNNNNNNNNNNNNNNNNNNNNNNNNNNNNNNNNNNNNNNNNNNNNNNNNNNNNNNNNNNNNNNNNNNNNNNNNNNNNNNNNNNNNNNNNNNNNNNNNNNNNNNNNNNNNNNNNNNNNNNNNNNNNNNNNNNNNNNNNNNNNNNNNNNNNNNNNNNNNNNNNNNNNNNNNNNNNNNNNNNNNNNNNNNNNNNNNNNNNNNNNNNNNNNNNNNNNNNNNNNNNNNNNNNNNNNNNNNNNNNNNNNNNNNNNNNNNNNNNNNNNNNNNNNNNNNNNNNNNNNNNNNNNNNNNNNNNNNNNNNNNNNNNNNNNNNNNNNNNNNNNNNNNNNNNNNNNNNNNNNNNNNNNNNNNNNNNNNNNNNNNNNNNNNNNNNNNNNNNNNNNNNNNNNNNNNNNNNNNNNNNNNNNNNNNNNNNNNNNNNNNNNNNNNNNNNNNNNNNNNNNNNNNNNNNNNNNNNNNNNNNNNNNNNNNNNNNNNNNNNNNNNNNNNNNNNNNNNNNNNNNNNNNNNNNNNNNNNNNNNNNNNNNNNNNNNNNNNNNNNNNNNNNNNNNNNNNNNNNNNNNNNNNNNNNNNNNNNNNNNNNNNNNNNNNNNNNNNNNNNNNNNNNNNNNNNNNNNNNNNNNNNNNNNNNNNNNNNNNNNNNNNNNNNNNNNNNNNNNNNNNNNNNNNNNNNNNNNNNNNNNNNNNNNNNNNNNNNNNNNNNNNNNNNNNNNNNNNNNNNNNNNNNNNNNNNNNNNNNNNNNNNNNNNNNNNNNNNNNNNNNNNNNNNNNNNNNNNNNNNNNNNNNNNNNNNNNNNNNNNNNNNNNNNNNNNNNNNNNNNNNNNNNNNNNNNNNNNNNNNNNNNNNNNNNNNNNNNNNNNNNNNNNNNNNNNNNNNNNNNNNNNNNNNNNNNNNNNNNNNNNNNNNNNNNNNNNNNNNNNNNNNNNNNNNNNNNNNNNNNNNNNNNNNNNNNNNNNNNNNNNNNNNNNNNNNNNNNNNNNNNNNNNNNNNNNNNNNNNNNNNNNNNNNNNNNNNNNNNNNNNNNNNNNNNNNNNNNNNNNNNNNNNNNNNNNNNNNNNNNNNNNNNNNNNNNNNNNNNNNNNNNNNNNNNNNNNNNNNNNNNNNNNNNNNNNNNNNNNNNNNNNNNNNNNNNNNNNNNNNNNNNNNNNNNNNNNNNNNNNNNNNNNNNNNNNNNNNNNNNNNNNNNNNNNNNNNNNNNNNNNNNNNNNNNNNNNNNNNNNNNNNNNNNNNNNNNNNNNNNNNNNNNNNNNNNNNNNNNNNNNNNNNNNNNNNNNNNNNNNNNNNNNNNNNNNNNNNNNNNNNNNNNNNNNNNNNNNNNNNNNNNNNNNNNNNNNNNNNNNNNNNNNNNNNNNNNNNNNNNNNNNNNNNNNNNNNNNNNNNNNNNNNNNNNNNNNNNNNNNNNNNNNNNNNNNNNNNNNNNNNNNNNNNNNNNNNNNNNNNNNNNNNNNNNNNNNNNNNNNNNNNNNNNNNNNNNNNNNNNNNNNNNNNNNNNNNNNNNNNNNNNNNNNNNNNNNNNNNNNNNNNNNNNNNNNNNNNNNNNNNNNNNNNNNNNNNNNNNNNNNNNNNNNNNNNNNNNNNNNNNNNNNNNNNNNNNNNNNNNNNNNNNNNNNNNNNNNNNNNNNNNNNNNNNNNNNNNNNNNNNNNNNNNNNNNNNNNNNNNNNNNNNNNNNNNNNNNNNNNNNNNNNNNNNNNNNNNNNNNNNNNNNNNNNNNNNNNNNNNNNNNNNNNNNNNNNNNNNNNNNNNNNNNNNNNNNNNNNNNNNNNNNNNNNNNNNNNNNNNNNNNNNNNNNNNNNNNNNNNNNNNNNNNNNNNNNNNNNNNNNNNNNNNNNNNNNNNNNNNNNNNNNNNNNNNNNNNNNNNNNNNNNNNNNNNNNNNNNNNNNNNNNNNNNNNNNNNNNNNNNNNNNNNNNNNNNNNNNNNNNNNNNNNNNNNNNNNNNNNNNNNNNNNNNNNNNNNNNNNNNNNNNNNNNNNNNNNNNNNNNNNNNNNNNNNNNNNNNNNNNNNNNNNNNNNNNNNNNNNNNNNNNNNNNNNNNNNNNNNNNNNNNNNNNNNNNNNNNNNNNNNNNNNNNNNNNNNNNNNNNNNNNNNNNNNNNNNNNNNNNNNNNNNNNNNNNNNNNNNNNNNNNNNNNNNNNNNNNNNNNNNNNNNNNNNNNNNNNNNNNNNNNNNNNNNNNNNNNNNNNNNNNNNNNNNNNNNNNNNNNNNNNNNNNNNNNNNNNNNNNNNNNNNNNNNNNNNNNNNNNNNNNNNNNNNNNNNNNNNNNNNNNNNNNNNNNNNNNNNNNNNNNNNNNNNNNNNNNNNNNNNNNNNNNNNNNNNNNNNNNNNNNNNNNNNNNNNNNNNNNNNNNNNNNNNNNNNNNNNNNNNNNNNNNNNNNNNNNNNNNNNNNNNNNNNNNNNNNNNNNNNNNNNNNNNNNNNNNNNNNNNNNNNNNNNNNNNNNNNNNNNNNNNNNNNNNNNNNNNNNNNNNNNNNNNNNNNNNNNNNNNNNNNNNNNNNNNNNNNNNNNNNNNNNNNNNNNNNNNNNNNNNNNNNNNNNNNNNNNNNNNNNNNNNNNNNNNNNNNNNNNNNNNNNNNNNNNNNNNNNNNNNNNNNNNNNNNNNNNNNNNNNNNNNNNNNNNNNNNNNNNNNNNNNNNNNNNNNNNNNNNNNNNNNNNNNNNNNNNNNNNNNNNNNNNNNNNNNNNNNNNNNNNNNNNNNNNNNNNNNNNNNNNNNNNNNNNNNNNNNNNNNNNNNNNNNNNNNNNNNNNNNNNNNNNNNNNNNNNNNNNNNNNNNNNNNNNNNNNNNNNNNNNNNNNNNNNNNNNNNNNNNNNNNNNNNNNNNNNNNNNNNNNNNNNNNNNNNNNNNNNNNNNNNNNNNNNNGCCAGGTAGGCCGGGCCTTCTCCTGGGCGACCCTGGGCCCCAGCCGGCTTGGTGGCTCCTGGCGGCCCCCCGGCCCTGACCCCGTTTCTCTTTTTGTCCTCAGTCTCCGGCCAAGAACGGCTCTAAGCCCGTCCACGGCAACCACCACCCGCAGTCCCCTGCCGTGCCGTCCAGCTACCCGGCCGGTCCTGCCCCCGCACCCCCGGCCCTGGGCAATGGGCCGGGCAGCAACGGGGCCCCTGCTGCACCTCCCAAGGCCAACCCCACCCCGGGCCACAACGCGGGCACCCCCACCCCCTACGCCCAGGCCGTGGCCCCTCCCGCCCCCAGCAccggcccagcccagcccaggccCCCCAGCGTCCAGCCCGGCGGGAGCGGCGGCAAGCAAAACGGGGCCACCAGTGAGTGGGGGCCGGGGGGCGGGGGCGGGACGCAGGGGCCCTTCCCAGCTGACCCTCCCCCCTCCGGCCCCCCAGGCTACAGCTCCGTGGTGGCCGACAACGCGTCTGAGCTGAGCCTGAGCGGTGGTgggagcggcggcggcggcggaggcCAAGCACTGGGGCCCCCCCAGGGGCCCCACAACCCCCCACCCACCACCACGTGAGTCCATCCCCAGCCCCCTGCCCCGGCCCAGCCCAGGAAGCTGGGAGCCTGGGACCCCCCCTCGGTCCCCACGGCTTCCCACCGGAGGGCTCCGTCTCTGGCCTCTGGACCCCAGCCACCCCGCTCCCCAACAGCTGGGCCCCAACAGCCCCCATGTACCCCGCTCTGCTCTAGCACCGGCCCCGGTCCCTGTCTCCTCGGGGCCTTGACGTCCTTGTCTCGCCCTCTCTTCCGCCCCCAGGAAGGAGGCGGCCGGGGCGGCCCCGGCCGGGGCAGGGGGTGTGGGTGGGGGCTCAGGGAGCGGCGCTGGAAGCTCCAGCCTCCTGGTGCCGCTGCCCGTGAACCCCCCCAGCTCCCCGACACCCAGCTTCAGTGAGCCCAAGGCAGCTGGGGCCCTGCTCAACGGCCCCCCCCAGTTCAGCACAGCTCCGGAAATCAAGGTGAGAACCTCCGGGGACACTCCCCAGGGTGTCCCCCTTCTCCAAAGCCCCGAACCCCCCGGagaggcagggcagggcagggctcCCCCAGCTGTCTTCCTGGTGGGCCCCCCCCATCCCAGAGGTGATGCCCCCACTGGCCTGCAGAGGGGAACCGAGGCACAAGCTCAAATCCCCTCCTCCGCCATCTGCCCAGCAGTGGGTGGGAGGTGCCGACCGTGTGCCCGCCCGGGCCCCCTCTGCCCCCAGGCTCCTGAGCCGCTGAGTTCCTTGAAGTCCATGGCGGAGCGGGCGGCCATCAGCTCCGGCATCGAGGACCCCGTGCCTGCCCTGCACCTGGCCGAGCGCGGTGAGTGGTGGAGCCGGGGCCGCGGGGCCCAGGGGAGCCAGGCCGCGGCCTCCTCCACATGTTGTCCCTTCTTCTCCCCCAGACATGCTCCTGGGCAGCAGCTCGGCCCCGCCGGCCTCGGCCCAGCCCCCCCTGCAGCTGTCTGAAGTCAACATCCCCCTGTCGCTGGGCGTCTGCCCCCTGGGGCCCGTGGCCCTCACCAAGGAGCAGCTCTACCAGCAGGCCATGGAGGAGGCCGCCTGGCACCACATGCCCCACCCTTCTGACTCGGAGCGCATCCGGTCAGTCCCCGGCCAGGCACCGGGCACCCACGGCGTGGGCAAGGGCACTGGCGGGGCGGCGAGTGGCAGAGCCCgatgggggaggaaggggggtGCTGGCGCCTTCAGGGAAGGGCTGGACTCCGAGCTGGCTTTCACCGCCTGCCTCCCCATCCCTGACAGGCAGTACCTGCCTCGGAACCCGTGCCCGACCCCGCTGTACCACCATCAGATGCCGCCTCCCCACTCGGACACGGTGGAGTTCTACCAGCGCCTCTCCACGGAGACGCTCTTCTTCATCTTCTACTATCTGGAGGTACGCTGGGGACGAGCGGCCCGGCTGCCCCCGGCCTCCTTCGTCTACCTCTGACCCTCCTCGTCCACTCCCGGGGTCCGAGCTTCTGGCAGAGGTCGGGGTGGCCGGCCCTGATTCCTGCCCTTTGACCCTCGCCAGGGCACGAAGGCTCAGTACCTGGCTGCCAAGGCCCTCAAGAAGCAGTCGTGGCGATTTCACACCAAATACATGATGTGGTTTCAGCGGCACGAGGAGCCCAAGACCATCACGGATGAGTTTGAGCAGGTGAGGAACCCCGGCCTGAAGCCTCGGCCTCTCCCAcagccttcccccccccccccagtggcCGGTCGGCCCGTGCCCTCGGCCCCACCTCCGGGCTGTCCTGTGTGAGTGGCGCCCGAGAGCAGGCTTGGCGAGGCACTTGGCCATTGGCCCCCCAACAGGTGAAGCCCCCCTCCTCTTAGCACCGGCGCCAACTTGTGGAGAGACCCTGGGAGAGGGCTGGGGCTGCTGCCTGCACTGGACGAAGGAGGGAGCCCAGGCATGGCGTGGGGGTGTGACCCTGAGTCACTCCCAGGTGGCAGCAGCTTTGAACCAAGGGGATGCGGACCCCAAACCTTTTTACTCCCTTCTGCCTTAATTGCACTCTAAGAAGAACCTCCGGGGCTTGGCgggaagggtctgaagccagacgGGAGCCCAgctcctctggactccaggcctttGGCCTTGGGGTGCTGGCATATTCCCAGGCCCCATCTCTTGGCCGGAGGGGCATTCGTTCCCTCTGCCTGCATCCCCCCAGACACACTCAACATTggaagttttaatttatttttttaaaaactatcttggggaagaaaggaaaaatgagccCCAGGCAAACCAGATCTTGGACCCGGCCTCCGTGGCCCAGCACCCACCCCGGGTCCCTGACTTGTTCCTTGGGGGGATGGTGGGTCAGAGGCCCATTGCAGAGGGTCCTGGAGCCTCATCCATGCTGATTCTCCTGGTTGTGCCTCCGGGCGCCCGGCTCTCCCTGTGTAGTCCCTTGGGGCACCCCGATATTCCGTTCATTTCTGGACTGTTGGGGTGGGCGCCCTGGGTGGGAAGTCCTTTACCTACCCTCTCACCGTGGATTCCAAAGGCCGCAGATAGGttttggagagaatgtggcaccTTTGTTTCCTGAGCTGGCCTCCAGAGGGGCCCAAGAGCCAAGGGAAGAAGCCCCAGCCTAGCTCTGAAGGCCGTGTGGGGCTTTGCTCCCAGTAGTCTGCGGAGGGG
Protein-coding regions in this window:
- the CNOT3 gene encoding CCR4-NOT transcription complex subunit 3 translates to MALSPRPPWGKPGAQDPGDPGRHFSQQPRHSGILTYPFYGGGHSAPRKSLPCARRSRAVVKPPFREVFSGYPTPSPAKNGSKPVHGNHHPQSPAVPSSYPAGPAPAPPALGNGPGSNGAPAAPPKANPTPGHNAGTPTPYAQAVAPPAPSTGPAQPRPPSVQPGGSGGKQNGATSYSSVVADNASELSLSGGGSGGGGGGQALGPPQGPHNPPPTTTKEAAGAAPAGAGGVGGGSGSGAGSSSLLVPLPVNPPSSPTPSFSEPKAAGALLNGPPQFSTAPEIKAPEPLSSLKSMAERAAISSGIEDPVPALHLAERDMLLGSSSAPPASAQPPLQLSEVNIPLSLGVCPLGPVALTKEQLYQQAMEEAAWHHMPHPSDSERIRQYLPRNPCPTPLYHHQMPPPHSDTVEFYQRLSTETLFFIFYYLEGTKAQYLAAKALKKQSWRFHTKYMMWFQRHEEPKTITDEFEQGTYIYFDYEKWGQRKKEGFTFEYRYLEDRDLQ